One Coffea eugenioides isolate CCC68of chromosome 2, Ceug_1.0, whole genome shotgun sequence genomic window, TTATCAAGTTATCTAACCTATAACTGGGGATTCTTATCATTATGTCTCTTGAAAAGTGTGAAAATTTGATAGTATTTTGCCAAATATAGTTATTATGTGTAATTAAGGTTATATTGttaatttattctttttctcccacacatatttttatatgtgtaAATTAGCATTCCTTATAAATTTATGTCTGAAATTAATTTTGTAATTCTTCTAATCCTGGGTTCTACAGTATTCAACAGCTAAATATTTTATTCCTAATCTTGCCAATCCACTGTGATATCAAATTAAAGGGCAACGAAGGATTCCAACCATTTTATTTGACCAGAAAATATGTTTGTGTGAAGAAAAAAACACACGCTCGCACAGACACACACATTTTCTCTAGGGATGGCTACCCGCCCCGCCGGGGGCTAATGGGGCGGGGCAAGGGGGAATTTTTTCTCCCGGCCGGCCACccgctaaaaaaaataaatatacaaataaataaataaataaatatgtatataattatatatttaatatttaatttaattagttacaaacttatgataatgatattattagttatatgtattatataatgtgtattagtatatgtaatataattaatattatcaattatactaataattatataaattattaattagttatactaaatttactaatataaaTTCCTACTAAATTCCTAATTACAtttaatacaataacacttttttctcaaaaaaaaaagtacaagcacaataatgaattagtgattatatttgtgccaaaagtgaaaacttgactattttaaCTGTATtaatttcatcatgttggattgtattcgaataacttttgtttgattatttttatgagtttcaattataaaattacaatgaataataacttggtgatgtgttgatattttagtacttgattatttgctaaaatttaactataataaaattatataacaaatttttattagtcTCGCTGAAAAAGGGGGGCAGGGCGGGGGAAGAGAGGGGTGGGGAAGGGatccccgccccaaccccgccccattgccatccctaattttctttgtgtgtgtgtgttcattTAGCATTTACTGGATTCAAGAATGCACATTAAGGCACACAATATGCCTATATTTTTAGGAGGGAATTTGTGTGCTTTCATTTGTTTTACTTTAATAATTAGCAAGCAATGTGCAGCCAATTTTTGCtcagaaatgcaatttgagataaaaaaaaaattcgttgTTTAGTTAATTCTTTAGGATCCAATATATATCATTTTAAACTATGAGAGGTTATAATAATGAACTCCATGATCTGAGGGTCAACATTTTCTCAGATAATTTCTAGAATCAATGTAGCATTTCTTGTTAATGATGGATATCAATCATAGATCCAATCTCTATTAATCTTAAAGATATTCTTTAGAACAGAAAAACTTTGATTTGATgattttattttcctttatttgtgtCATAGAAGAGTGGAGAATGTGAAGTGAGTTGTCTCTCATCTTAAAGTAGCTGGTAGACAGGCGATGGTCCCGTTTGGCAAGTGAGCTTTTTgaatgtttgtctaaaattttattgtaacttactgtagaagttttttaaaaaaattttgaagtgtgtgtttttttgaatattttgaagtgtatagtttaaaaactttaaaaagttttttgaagttactgtagctaaagtttttaaaaaacttatagcagacaaacttggcaaaaaacttggCTGCCAAACAAAGCCATGACATTGATAGTTGAACCTAGACTCGTAGAAAACACATGTAAGTTGGCGAAGAGAGACAAACTTCCCAAaagttcaacaaaaaaaaaaaaaaatcaatttccttccaaatttttgataaattaGTCTTAAACCTTAAGACGATTATTACTATATGTTTAGTTGAAGGGTGGCAGTTTTGAAACCTAGAACTTAAAAATTTTGGATTCAAAtttctcttctctctttttgctttttaaatttcattctttattagaaaaaaaagatttattaaaaaaagttcaaaagtGGTGGTCAAGAGTCAATGCTAGATCTCATAATGGAGTGCGTTTGGAATTACTAGTAGAGCATCCACAATAGTTTATACTCTTTAGAATGTAATCCACATGCCACGTTAGcatttcactttctcattttttatTACATTTCCAATTACAATAGATTACACTCCACAAGTTGTAATAACATGGATCCACAATTaaatcaaacatttattttaataatgcataactcatatcccataaataaataaagtaatatttaaaaataattttgttatttttaaaaaataaagtattaactttcattaaattttttaccttttgaattttttattttctaaaaataatattACTAATTTCTAAGTTTGAAcaatatatctttttctatctctcaaaaataatatattgttattttttgaaaaataattatgcagAACATTAAACAAATATGTGATACCTCAAATGCAAACAAATTATTAAGCACTCAAATGCAAAatggaaaattaaaaaattacatttctaACCATGAAATTAAAGCTAAACTAAGAAATATTATACTTGGCTTTTAGGATGGAACACATATGCTCATGAATTTTAAGCTGCTGCTCGGACATGCCTGTGGTATCCTTCAATAGGATTTCATAATCACTTCGGAAATTATAATTGTCTAACTTATTTGCTAAGTTTTCCATAGCttgcaatttttcttctttgtgcTCTTTCAACATGATCCGGATTTGACTCAGTTCTCCACCTACGTCTTGCTCATTCTTTTTTGATTTTCCCTTTCTCTTTCCCTTCTTTGCTGCTTTTTGACCAAGTGGACGAACTTCACGTACTTCACTGTCATCGATGTCGAAACTTGAATCCGCATTGGATGAAGAAGTGTATGCCCCGTTTTCATCAATCCTTACATTTTTTGAAGAACGTTGCATAGGAGTATTTGCTTTCCATTTCGGATCATTTTTCAACAACACCCATACATGTTCATGTAAAAAATGCTTATTCTTATTCTGGTGAAAAAGCTCTCGTGCATATTGTTTGATCTGATCATCATTCCATCCGCTATGATGTTCTCCAACCAATTTGTTGTAGTATTGGTTGAATTCATTGACCATTCGACTCAACCAATGCCAATGTGATTTCACAGCTTTATATTTTCTTGGCGGTCCAAATTGCCGATTCTCGTTAAAGCAGTCCGTGACTCGTTTCCAGAAACTCTCATTATTTTGAGAATTACCCACAATGCTACAATTAGAAATTGTGAGCCAAACACTTGCAAGCATCTTGTCATCATCCACACTCCATGGAACGCGTTTATAATCAGATTCTTCCATCGCCTCATTGGTGAGAGTAATGTTATCCACCCCACGTTGTGTTGAATATGGTGGAAATTGAGAGTCTGACATTGATTCCGTTGATGCAACATTTTCTTGTTGGCCGGCGAAGTCAAAATCCTTCCTTATCTCCGACGGAGTTTTTGAGCCTACACAACCCATACCAAAGTTATAATTACCCGATGTGTAGTGATTTTCcatatttgaattaaaataaGTAGGTGGAGGATACATGGGAATTGGATATGAAAAATTTGGTAGATTTTGGAAATTTGATGGATGATTGGAAGTGGATAAATTTAGGGGATATGCATAATTTTGCACATTTGTAGGAATACCAGAAAATGGgtaatttggaaaattttggggaTATTGATTTTGTGAGGatgatgaattttctatatttggagcatttaacatatttgtaaaactactaaaattttcatccataatcacaaaatattgaaattttaaaaaattgtgcACAGAGGTTGAGGAAAATGAGTGAGagagtaaaagaaataatagaGTAGAATAATGggatatgaaaaaaatgagTGTGTTGTGCGTTTATATAGAGAATTAAAATATGACcgttggaaaaaaaatgaacgtTGCAAAAACATAACCGTTGCAAAAAATGAACGTTTAAACCTTCAAGATTTCTGGGCAAAATTTTGTCAGACTGCTAAATTTTGACCCTGACTAACCCACCCATTACATGCATTATCGGAATGATGCGTGTAATGGGCATTACACGGCCACAATGGGTGGCCATGTAATGGATCCATATTTTGTCAGGCGTTGCACTCCTTATTATACTTCATTGGAGATGCTCTTATAATATTCAGATTTGTTTTCAGTTTCATGTCAATCATTTTTTATAAGATCAAAACTAGATATTATAACTGATTAAACTAACCTCACGATTGGtgaggaaaaataataatatgcGATTAGAATAAATAATAAGCCATTTTAAGCACATATAATCGTCAAAAATgttctttatttcctttttggttTAAGCTTCAATTTGATTAACTCATTTATATTAATAAGTTCATTCCAATTCTTAAATAAAAAATGTAGCAATTTATTATGAATAATTTCATTTATGCATTGTCAATTTATATACCAGCAGGTTTAGAAACATGATATGTAATCTaattttaaaattgaaattcactttttGCATAGGCGGTACACATCTATACTTGTTAGTATAAAAAATTCACTATACTAATAAtgaataaaaatttaatctaCTCTACACTCCAAATACCTGCTAGGGTATATATTGATAATGTATAAAAAATTATTCTTTAGTATTCCCgctctcattttgacacttcGAAATCCTGTGAGATGAGGGACGAGTTGGATGATTCAGAAAAAGGGACAAGTTGGACGAGTTGGAAAAGGTCAAGAGTGCAAATTCTGATTGGAGTATTTTCacttaaagaaaaaaaaaaatctccaaaGTCCTGACCAAGAGGCATCTCATCATGATTGCCAAACTTGCAAATTGGATATCTAGGTGAAAGGACTACTAGTGGTGCAGAATTCCTCTGGAAGTCTGATGGCAACGTCAGCTACCTAAGACTTTTAGCTGGCATTTGGCAACGTCGGGTAGTGTGTGAAGGATCTGTCGCCAGTGGTGACCTGGTGACGGCAGGGCATAAAATTATGTAGACattctaaaaataattaaaatagtaGATGTAgctaaaaatataacaaaatttattttatattaaaattatgttaaaaaatttattgaatttcaTCATCTAGTTACATTAATGTCTGTATTTACTATGTAGTGTTCATATCTATCATAATATTGAGTGTTTGGATAgagaattatttgaaatattatttaaaataattattataatatttttatgatgtgatgtacgTTAAATAAAAAGTTGATCAAAACTATTAAAAAAGGTGAAAAGGTGACCAATTGTTTGAATAGCtaaattttgttaaataatatttaatttgtatcataaatatatttttaatgtattaaataaataatattttatttataataataaaataatattaaCGCGCAATCATCAAATAAAGACAAGAAACAAGACCAAGGACCACCTTTTGACGTCTCTAAATAGAAACCATTGCCACAATTATAGATAGGGTGATCATACCTCGTAGATAAAGGCCAACCACTTGCGATAGTTCTACGAGGAGAGGGAGCCCGTCAAGAAGATCTATCAAGAACGCAGAAGAAGAAAACCAAAAACGTTCAAAGCCTGGGTATGTATATTCTTTTCGCTCCATtcatttcccctttttcttcctTATCTAAACTCTATTGGATTATTTCCTCGGTTTCCCTGCACTTGTTGCTGTCAAAAATCTAGCAAAAACTAAAACATGAGTTTAGCTGTTCCTCTAGATTGAATTTTTGATGAATGATATATGCATGGTGGCGGGGAGTTCTATTGGTCAGTGGGTGCCGTTTCATTGGGATCTGTTGGTTTTCCTTGGATATCACCAGTGTTTTTCCTGAAAAATTAACAGAATACATGATCAAGTAGCATGCACCCAGAACCATAAAATGAAAATTGGTAACATGCCCTGATTAAGGGAAAAGCAAGGGAAACTGAGGTCTACTTGTTGCCCGCAACATACAAGTTCAGTTACCAgttcaaatagctgctgctgCATGCGAAAATTCTCATTGTTGTCTTTCTTGGCGAAGTGTATATCAGATGTTTGGCGGCCATAGCTCGTGCTTACCGCCCAGGGAGCGTGTTAGGGCAAGGCCACTTAGTCAGGAGTCAGGACTTGGGAGTTTGCAAAATGTACAGGTTAGTCATACATCTATGGCGGTTATCCCAGACACTAAGCAAACAACTATAAGCTGACAATCATGGAATAGCTGTTATTTGATAAGCTAGTTGTCCTTTGGTTCGACATTTGGATTAGATGTGATTGATTATCCCAAGAATTATGGAAAgggtatttatttatttacttgtttTGGTTAGAGGGAAACTTCAAATCTTAACGGAAGAGGAGAAAGAGGATGGAAAAGGAGAAGGTTAGAGAGATATGCTGACCACTGACCACTGAAGTTTCTTGAATTAGGTTTTGGAAATGTGGAAAGGATACTTCGTGGCTGAGCAAAATAGTTAGACGGgggcttaatttttttttgaatgaaaaaacaGTGGGTGAACTTGAATTATGAAGGTATCTAAAGCAAGAAGCAGCACACGTACATATATATTAAAGAATTAATCTTGACTATAGAGACCATTATATTTTATACACTAGTGATTTTGGGTGAATAACTCATCACTCACTTTGAATTTGACCTCTAAATTTTATACATGTGTAGCATGTATTCAGACCTGTTAGTGTCTGCTTGCCGAAAAAAAGTCAGTTCTACATG contains:
- the LOC113759354 gene encoding glutathione S-transferase T3-like — protein: MENHYTSGNYNFGMGCVGSKTPSEIRKDFDFAGQQENVASTESMSDSQFPPYSTQRGVDNITLTNEAMEESDYKRVPWSVDDDKMLASVWLTISNCSIVGNSQNNESFWKRVTDCFNENRQFGPPRKYKAVKSHWHWLSRMVNEFNQYYNKLVGEHHSGWNDDQIKQYARELFHQNKNKHFLHEHVWVLLKNDPKWKANTPMQRSSKNVRIDENGAYTSSSNADSSFDIDDSEVREVRPLGQKAAKKGKRKGKSKKNEQDVGGELSQIRIMLKEHKEEKLQAMENLANKLDNYNFRSDYEILLKDTTGMSEQQLKIHEHMCSILKAKYNIS